A window of the Lactuca sativa cultivar Salinas chromosome 7, Lsat_Salinas_v11, whole genome shotgun sequence genome harbors these coding sequences:
- the LOC111905346 gene encoding alpha/beta hydrolase domain-containing protein WAV2, which translates to MVSYKSLLIYGVGGIAVAGMALLVAFQEKLVYVPVLPGLTKSYPITPDRLRLIFEDVWLTSSDGVRLHSWFIKFSPNSTGPTILFFQENAGNIAHRLEMVRIMLQNLHCNVFMLSYRGYGASDGYPSQEGITMDAQAALDHLSQRTDIDTTQIVVFGRSLGGAVGAVVTKNNPDKVAALILENTFTSILDMAGVLLPFLKYFIGGSSSNSKTPKILNFVVRSPWNTIDVIGQIKQPILFLSGLQDEMIPPSHMEMLYAKAALHNKRCIFVDFPNGKHMDTWLAGGDEYWEAVQTFLQENVLENGNVVKSSL; encoded by the exons ATGGTGTCGTACAAGAGCTTGTTGATCTACGGCGTCGGCGGAATAGCGGTGGCCGGAATGGCATTGTTGGTAGCCTTTCAGGAAAAGTTAGTTTACGTACCCGTCTTGCCTGGTCTCACCAAGTCCTATCCAATCACCCCGGATCGTCTCCGCCTCATTTTCGAAGACGTATGGCTTACTTCCTCCGATGGTGTCCGCCTTCATTCATGGTTCATCAAGTTCTCTCCCAATTCCACAG GCCCAACTATTCTGTTCTTCCAAGAAAACGCTGGTA ACATTGCACATCGTCTTGAAATGGTGCGCATTATGTTACAAAACCTTCACTGCAATGTTTTCATGCTTTCTTACAGAGGGTATGGTGCTAGTGATGGTTATCCTTCTCAAGAAGGAATCACCATGGATGCACAG GCTGCTTTAGATCACCTGAGTCAAAGAACAGACATAGACACTACTCAAATAGTAGTATTTGGAAGGTCTCTTGGTGGGGCAGTTGGTGCTGTGGTCACCAAAAATAATCCAGATAAg GTGGCTGCATTGATATTGGAGAACacttttacttcaattctagaCATGGCTGGAGTTTTATTACCTTTTCTGAAGTATTTCATTGGAGGAAGCTCAAGCAAttctaaaaccccaaaaattctGAATTTTGTTGTCAGGTCTCCTTGGAACACTATAGATGTAATTGGACAG ATAAAACAGCCGATTTTGTTTCTTTCTGGGCTACAAGATGAGATGATTCCTCCATCTCACATGGAGATGTTATATGCAAAAGCAGCATTGCATAACAAAAGATGCATTTTTGTGGATTTCCCTAATGGCAAACATATGGACACGTGGCTGGCTGGTGGTGATGAGTATTGGGAAGCTGTTCAGACATTTTTACAGGAAAATGTGTTGGAGAATGGAAATG TGGTCAAAAGCTCTTTGTGA
- the LOC111905358 gene encoding PHD finger protein ALFIN-LIKE 5 isoform X2 gives MDAAGAAAYNPRTVEEVFRDYKGRRSGMIKALTTDVEDFFRQCDPEKENLCLYGFPSEQWEVNLPAEEVPPELPEPALGINFARDGMQENDWLALVAVHSDAWLLSVAFYFGARFGFDKSDRKRLFNMINDLPTIFEVVSGNTKKQTKMANHSNNNKSKSNTKGGKYGKVDEEEEDEEEDEHGDALCGACGENYASDEFWICCDLCERWFHGKCVKITPAKAEHIKHYKCPSCSTKRARP, from the exons ATGGACGCTGCCGGAGCCGCTGCATACAATCCTCGGACCGTCGAAGAAGTCTTCAGAGATTACAAAGGCCGTCGTAGTGGCATGATCAAGGCCCTCACAACCG ATGTTGAAGATTTTTTCCGGCAGTGCGATCCTG AGAAAGAAAATCTGTGCTTGTATGGATTCCCTAGCGAACAATGGGAGGTTAACCTACCTGCAGAAGAGGTCCCTCCAGAGCTTCCTGAGCCTGCATTAGGTATCAATTTTGCAAGAGATGGAATGCAAGAAAACGACTGGTTGGCTTTAGTTGCTGTCCACAGTGATGCATGGCTACTTTCTGTAGCATTCTATTTTGGTGCTagatttggttttgacaaatccgACAG GAAACGTTTGTTCAACATGATAAATGATCTCCCAACAATCTTTGAAGTCGTGAGTGGAAACACCAAGAAACAAACAAAGATGGCTAAccacagcaacaacaacaaatcAAAGTCAAACACTAAAGGG GGGAAGTATGGTAAGGtggatgaggaagaagaagatgaggagGAGGATGAACATGGTGATGCATTGTGTGGGGCCTGTGGAGAGAATTATGCTTCTGATGAGTTTTGGATTTGCTGTGATTTGTGTGAGAGGTGGTTTCATGGGAAGTGTGTAAAGATTACTCCTGCAAAAGCTGAGCATATTAAGCACTATAAATGTCCTAGTTGTAGCACCAAGAGAGCACGACCTTGA
- the LOC111905358 gene encoding PHD finger protein ALFIN-LIKE 5 isoform X1, with protein MDAAGAAAYNPRTVEEVFRDYKGRRSGMIKALTTDVEDFFRQCDPEKENLCLYGFPSEQWEVNLPAEEVPPELPEPALGINFARDGMQENDWLALVAVHSDAWLLSVAFYFGARFGFDKSDRKRLFNMINDLPTIFEVVSGNTKKQTKMANHSNNNKSKSNTKGQGSESFQGKYGKVDEEEEDEEEDEHGDALCGACGENYASDEFWICCDLCERWFHGKCVKITPAKAEHIKHYKCPSCSTKRARP; from the exons ATGGACGCTGCCGGAGCCGCTGCATACAATCCTCGGACCGTCGAAGAAGTCTTCAGAGATTACAAAGGCCGTCGTAGTGGCATGATCAAGGCCCTCACAACCG ATGTTGAAGATTTTTTCCGGCAGTGCGATCCTG AGAAAGAAAATCTGTGCTTGTATGGATTCCCTAGCGAACAATGGGAGGTTAACCTACCTGCAGAAGAGGTCCCTCCAGAGCTTCCTGAGCCTGCATTAGGTATCAATTTTGCAAGAGATGGAATGCAAGAAAACGACTGGTTGGCTTTAGTTGCTGTCCACAGTGATGCATGGCTACTTTCTGTAGCATTCTATTTTGGTGCTagatttggttttgacaaatccgACAG GAAACGTTTGTTCAACATGATAAATGATCTCCCAACAATCTTTGAAGTCGTGAGTGGAAACACCAAGAAACAAACAAAGATGGCTAAccacagcaacaacaacaaatcAAAGTCAAACACTAAAGGG CAAGGATCTGAATCCTTTCAGGGGAAGTATGGTAAGGtggatgaggaagaagaagatgaggagGAGGATGAACATGGTGATGCATTGTGTGGGGCCTGTGGAGAGAATTATGCTTCTGATGAGTTTTGGATTTGCTGTGATTTGTGTGAGAGGTGGTTTCATGGGAAGTGTGTAAAGATTACTCCTGCAAAAGCTGAGCATATTAAGCACTATAAATGTCCTAGTTGTAGCACCAAGAGAGCACGACCTTGA